The Paenibacillus uliginis N3/975 genome has a window encoding:
- a CDS encoding post-transcriptional regulator: protein MGMESMSEEELASMINMICSSKAEEFRMIGYEYVTVDDVWNCVSSKYKKQGMPSLHKLVNDVLSLKATSLMNYMTISAYKGSSFD, encoded by the coding sequence ATGGGAATGGAATCAATGAGTGAGGAAGAATTGGCCAGCATGATTAACATGATCTGTTCCAGCAAGGCTGAGGAGTTCCGTATGATCGGATACGAGTACGTGACTGTTGACGATGTCTGGAATTGTGTAAGCAGCAAATACAAGAAGCAGGGCATGCCTTCTCTTCATAAACTGGTAAATGATGTTCTGTCATTGAAAGCGACCAGTCTCATGAACTATATGACAATATCAGCATATAAGGGATCTTCTTTCGACTAA
- the spoVB gene encoding stage V sporulation protein B, with translation MNKQSFIKGTMILLTAGIINRLLGFIPRIALPRIIGPEGVGIYQLGYPFFIVLVTIITGGVPLAIAKMVAEAEGAGKSDYSKHILRTSLALTVIVGTLFMFISLLLAPWVTSVILPDERVYQTFVSMTPMMIIVAVSAVYRGYFQGKQNMIPSAASSIIETIARIVCMLWFAYILMPKGLAYGAAGAMLGTAVGELFGMFVLLWQYARDERRRPNAVQNSHTDEQHHLHTPPQNRNILKRMLGIAIPVTGGKMVGSISYLMESIITARSLALAGIATSVATAQYGALQGMVIPLLLLPGAITMSLAVALVPSLSEAAARKDRATIHKRMNQALRLALVTGAPFAVIMYILAEPLCLLLYDNAEISIMLKIMAPFALFLYVQAPLQAALQALDRPGRALMNTLFGALIKMGLILYLSSNPEFGIKGAVIAIIVNSIAVTVLHGYSVSRLIGFRFKLLDIIKTAIVMLIMGAGILFGYRHLPFTGLPWLQFFSAAAAGVILYLIVVFMMKLVTFRDLVRIPVIGKWFNR, from the coding sequence TTGAACAAACAATCATTTATTAAAGGTACCATGATTCTGTTGACGGCTGGAATTATTAACCGGCTTCTCGGATTTATTCCTCGAATTGCCCTTCCTCGGATCATCGGACCGGAGGGTGTCGGTATTTACCAACTCGGCTACCCATTTTTTATCGTTCTCGTCACAATCATCACGGGCGGAGTCCCTCTTGCCATTGCAAAAATGGTGGCTGAGGCAGAAGGTGCCGGAAAGAGCGACTATTCCAAGCACATACTACGGACCAGTCTGGCTCTAACCGTGATAGTCGGAACTCTATTTATGTTCATTAGTCTCCTGCTGGCTCCATGGGTTACAAGTGTAATTCTGCCTGATGAACGGGTCTACCAAACTTTTGTCAGTATGACTCCAATGATGATCATTGTAGCTGTCTCGGCTGTTTACCGCGGATATTTTCAAGGAAAGCAGAATATGATTCCGTCTGCAGCGTCATCCATCATTGAAACGATTGCCAGGATCGTGTGTATGCTCTGGTTTGCTTATATATTGATGCCGAAGGGACTGGCATACGGAGCTGCAGGAGCCATGCTTGGAACCGCTGTCGGGGAACTTTTCGGCATGTTTGTCCTACTTTGGCAGTATGCACGAGATGAACGACGCAGACCAAACGCAGTTCAAAATTCACACACCGATGAGCAACACCATCTTCATACTCCACCCCAGAACCGTAACATCCTTAAACGCATGCTTGGCATTGCCATTCCAGTCACTGGCGGGAAAATGGTTGGGTCCATTTCCTATTTGATGGAATCCATTATTACAGCTCGAAGTTTGGCGCTAGCTGGCATAGCTACATCCGTAGCAACGGCCCAATATGGAGCTCTACAGGGTATGGTCATCCCCCTTCTACTGCTTCCTGGGGCGATTACGATGTCCCTTGCCGTTGCTCTTGTCCCTTCCCTTTCAGAGGCAGCGGCCAGAAAAGACCGGGCAACCATTCATAAACGGATGAATCAGGCACTTCGTCTGGCTCTTGTGACGGGAGCACCTTTTGCCGTCATCATGTACATTTTGGCCGAACCCCTCTGTTTGCTGCTGTATGACAATGCAGAAATAAGTATCATGCTCAAGATTATGGCTCCTTTTGCACTGTTTCTTTATGTACAGGCACCGCTCCAGGCTGCGCTGCAGGCGCTGGATCGGCCGGGCAGAGCTTTGATGAACACTTTGTTCGGTGCTTTAATCAAAATGGGACTCATCCTGTATTTATCCTCTAATCCTGAGTTCGGCATCAAAGGTGCAGTTATTGCCATCATCGTAAACAGTATTGCTGTAACGGTACTTCATGGATACAGTGTATCTAGGTTGATCGGGTTTCGATTCAAGCTGCTCGACATCATTAAAACAGCAATTGTTATGCTCATTATGGGAGCCGGTATTTTGTTCGGATATCGTCATCTTCCCTTTACAGGATTACCATGGCTTCAGTTCTTTTCTGCCGCAGCTGCAGGAGTGATCTTGTATCTTATCGTGGTTTTCATGATGAAGCTCGTAACATTCCGGGACTTGGTACGGATACCGGTAATCGGTAAATGGTTTAACCGATAA
- a CDS encoding DUF421 domain-containing protein: protein MYGITFITLRIMGKREIGKLSIFDLVISIMIAEIAIFVLEDVNKPLIDGIIPIAVLVTIQVGLAYWGLKSRKVRLLADGKPSIIVSRGKLHRKEMSKLRYNLDDLMQQLRGKDIASLADVEFAILETSGQLTVIPKESSSNSSSSSSFSVSDKSSNNKFKNVKDTDSRIEIPYGKITYEGLPVPLIMDGKVQDENLALIDKTRFWLKNEIQKHGARDFKEVFLCSMDHKGRVYVDRND, encoded by the coding sequence ATGTACGGGATTACTTTTATAACCTTGCGTATTATGGGAAAAAGAGAGATCGGAAAGCTATCTATTTTTGACCTGGTTATCTCCATTATGATCGCAGAAATCGCTATCTTCGTGCTTGAAGATGTAAATAAGCCGCTTATAGACGGAATCATACCTATCGCGGTACTTGTTACTATTCAGGTGGGACTTGCTTATTGGGGACTGAAGAGTCGCAAGGTGCGGCTGCTGGCAGACGGAAAGCCCAGTATTATTGTGTCCAGAGGGAAGCTGCATCGTAAAGAAATGAGCAAGTTACGTTATAACCTTGATGATTTGATGCAGCAGCTCAGGGGAAAGGATATCGCTAGTTTGGCTGACGTTGAATTTGCGATTCTCGAAACGTCTGGTCAATTGACGGTTATACCTAAAGAATCATCGAGCAATTCAAGCAGTAGTTCCTCTTTTTCTGTTTCAGATAAATCATCAAACAACAAATTCAAGAATGTCAAGGATACGGACAGTCGGATCGAGATACCATACGGCAAAATAACATATGAGGGTCTACCGGTCCCTTTAATTATGGATGGTAAGGTTCAGGATGAAAACTTGGCACTGATCGATAAGACGAGGTTTTGGCTAAAAAATGAAATTCAAAAACATGGAGCCAGAGATTTCAAGGAAGTATTCTTGTGTTCCATGGACCATAAAGGGAGAGTGTACGTTGATCGTAACGACTAA
- a CDS encoding TIGR04086 family membrane protein: MEPIRRVFSLRINNPILSGLLYSFMWMFLGALGLSLLLWASNLSEDDLSLYTFLVHGVSAAFGGIVSGKRAGNKGWYYGCLTGLLYGIMLIVIGFLALDSSLSWGDLTLIAAVLVAGSIGGIFGVNLRK; this comes from the coding sequence TTGGAACCGATCCGACGCGTTTTCTCCTTACGGATCAACAATCCGATTCTTTCCGGATTGCTGTATTCATTCATGTGGATGTTTCTCGGCGCTTTGGGGCTGTCACTGCTCCTCTGGGCGAGCAATCTCTCTGAGGATGACTTATCCCTGTACACGTTTCTCGTACATGGAGTTTCCGCTGCATTTGGCGGCATTGTAAGTGGTAAGCGTGCAGGAAACAAAGGCTGGTATTATGGCTGTCTCACAGGATTGTTATATGGAATTATGTTAATTGTTATCGGTTTTCTCGCTCTAGACAGTTCTTTATCGTGGGGAGATCTTACACTTATTGCTGCGGTTTTAGTTGCAGGTTCCATCGGTGGCATTTTTGGTGTAAATTTACGTAAATAA
- a CDS encoding phosphatase PAP2 family protein: MTTITLFTTLNVIVLLWIGTLQNPFKALFTLVRELFTTPRFFILFAAMAAILMLNKYELQFEQEHFISPNDFTPMIFQLEGFFVKHVQEIFYSPWLTPVLAYFYLLVFQALIIGSIGVYLIQHNKAHVYATCYAILINYTMAIPFFLFFPVNETWSYQPAGVTFYMLEVFPNFESVYRPLSGLDNCFPSLHTSLSVTMAVLGFRSGNRRWAIITGISAAIIIFSIFYLGIHWLSDMLAGTLLGLMASSLGIYLGKLTDKKATHSLYYNKMTG; the protein is encoded by the coding sequence ATGACTACCATAACTCTATTCACTACACTTAATGTGATCGTGCTCCTGTGGATCGGGACTCTTCAAAACCCCTTCAAAGCACTTTTTACACTTGTTCGAGAACTCTTCACAACCCCGCGCTTTTTCATACTGTTTGCGGCCATGGCGGCAATTCTTATGTTGAATAAATATGAGCTACAGTTCGAACAAGAGCATTTTATATCTCCAAATGATTTCACACCCATGATTTTCCAATTGGAAGGTTTTTTTGTGAAGCATGTACAGGAAATCTTTTATAGTCCCTGGCTCACACCAGTTCTTGCTTATTTTTACCTGCTTGTATTTCAGGCACTGATTATCGGATCTATCGGGGTATACCTCATTCAACATAACAAAGCTCACGTGTATGCTACCTGTTATGCGATTCTAATTAATTACACGATGGCGATCCCTTTCTTCTTGTTCTTTCCAGTAAATGAAACTTGGTCCTATCAGCCTGCAGGCGTGACTTTTTATATGCTTGAAGTATTTCCGAACTTTGAGTCGGTCTATCGCCCATTATCAGGTTTAGATAACTGTTTCCCAAGCCTTCACACTTCTTTGTCAGTGACCATGGCTGTGCTGGGGTTCCGTTCCGGAAATAGACGTTGGGCGATCATTACTGGCATAAGTGCAGCTATCATTATATTTAGCATTTTCTACTTAGGCATTCACTGGTTGTCTGATATGCTGGCGGGAACACTTCTAGGCTTGATGGCCTCCTCATTAGGTATATATTTAGGAAAGCTCACAGACAAGAAAGCAACTCATTCCCTTTATTACAATAAGATGACGGGATAG
- the yajC gene encoding preprotein translocase subunit YajC, with protein sequence MFEIAAAPTQGGGIVGLILPFVLMFVIFYFLLIRPQQKKQKTRNAMLGALKKGDKVVTIGGLHGTIMEITDDVVVLKVNDVTKLTFDRSSISHSVNTDSEA encoded by the coding sequence ATGTTTGAAATTGCAGCAGCACCGACACAAGGCGGCGGAATAGTGGGTTTAATTCTGCCCTTCGTATTGATGTTCGTCATCTTCTACTTTCTGCTTATCCGTCCACAGCAGAAAAAACAGAAGACTCGTAATGCTATGCTTGGCGCTTTGAAAAAAGGTGATAAGGTAGTTACAATCGGCGGTCTTCACGGCACAATCATGGAGATTACTGACGATGTAGTGGTGTTGAAAGTGAACGACGTCACGAAACTGACGTTTGATCGTAGCTCGATCAGCCACAGCGTCAATACCGATTCCGAGGCATAG
- the tgt gene encoding tRNA guanosine(34) transglycosylase Tgt: MAAAITYEHIKTCKQSGARLGRVHTPHGVIETPTFMPVGTLATVKTMSPEELKAMDAQIILSNTYHLFLRPGHDIIKEAGGLHKFMNWDRPILTDSGGFQVFSLAEMRKITEEGVNFRSHLNGDKLFISPEVAMEIQNALGSDIMMAFDECPPYPAEYDYVKKSTERTSRWAERCLKSHARPHDQGLFAIVQGGMYEDLRRQSARDLTSMDFPGYAIGGLSVGESKQLMYEVLDYTVPLLPDNKPRYLMGVGSPDALLEGSIRGVDMFDCVLPTRIARNGTTMTSQGRLVVRNAQYARDFGPLDPECDCYTCRHYSRAYLRHLIKSDETFGLRLTTYHNLHFLLNLMRNVRQSIMEDRLLDFRDEFFEKYGLHDNEKGF; encoded by the coding sequence ATGGCAGCAGCTATCACCTATGAACATATCAAAACATGTAAGCAGTCGGGAGCAAGACTAGGCCGCGTACACACACCACACGGTGTAATTGAAACACCGACATTCATGCCCGTAGGAACACTGGCAACAGTTAAGACGATGAGTCCGGAAGAACTAAAGGCGATGGATGCACAAATCATTTTGAGCAATACGTACCATTTGTTCCTTCGACCAGGCCACGACATCATTAAAGAAGCAGGCGGTCTGCATAAATTTATGAACTGGGATCGCCCGATTCTGACAGATAGTGGTGGTTTTCAAGTATTTAGTTTGGCTGAGATGCGAAAAATAACTGAAGAAGGCGTTAACTTCCGTTCTCATCTGAACGGAGACAAGCTGTTTATTTCTCCAGAAGTCGCAATGGAAATTCAAAATGCACTTGGTTCAGATATTATGATGGCGTTTGATGAATGTCCTCCTTATCCGGCGGAGTATGATTATGTCAAGAAATCTACGGAACGTACTTCACGGTGGGCTGAGCGCTGCTTAAAGAGCCATGCCCGTCCGCATGATCAGGGCCTGTTCGCTATCGTTCAAGGGGGCATGTATGAGGACCTGCGGCGCCAGAGCGCGCGTGATTTGACTTCCATGGATTTCCCGGGTTATGCTATTGGTGGACTTAGTGTGGGAGAATCCAAGCAGCTTATGTATGAAGTGCTGGATTACACGGTACCCCTGCTTCCGGACAATAAACCGCGTTACCTGATGGGGGTTGGCTCGCCTGATGCGCTGCTGGAAGGCTCTATCCGGGGTGTGGACATGTTCGATTGTGTGCTTCCGACGCGGATCGCCCGCAACGGAACGACGATGACAAGTCAAGGCCGTCTTGTCGTTCGGAATGCCCAGTACGCCAGGGATTTTGGACCGCTTGATCCGGAGTGTGATTGCTATACATGCCGTCACTACTCACGTGCTTATCTGCGCCATTTGATTAAGAGTGATGAAACGTTTGGCCTTCGGCTTACAACGTATCATAATCTTCATTTTCTTCTTAATCTGATGCGTAACGTGCGGCAAAGCATTATGGAAGATCGCTTGCTTGATTTCCGCGATGAGTTTTTTGAAAAGTACGGCCTGCACGATAATGAAAAAGGTTTTTAA
- the queA gene encoding tRNA preQ1(34) S-adenosylmethionine ribosyltransferase-isomerase QueA, with amino-acid sequence MNVDLYDFELPEHLIAQTPLLDRSSSRLLTVSKEDGALSHQVFGDIVNYLRPGDTLVLNDTKVIPARLFGAKEDTGAKAEVLLLKALGEDRWEALVKPGKRLKKGSVITFGEGKLRAIIDEEGELGARVLSFSYDGIFQEILDSLGQMPLPPYIKEKLDDRDRYQTVYAKHEGSAAAPTAGLHFTEELLDCIRKQGVDIAFITLHVGLGTFRPMSVDQVEDHVMHEEYYVLSQETADLLNETKSRGGRVIAVGTTSCRTLETVGNQCQGGLLRESSGWTSIFIYPGYEFKVVDALITNFHLPKSTLVMLVSALAGRDHILEAYKEAVEREYRFFSFGDAMFIY; translated from the coding sequence ATGAATGTAGACTTGTATGACTTTGAATTGCCTGAACACTTAATTGCACAAACTCCTCTGCTTGACCGCAGTTCTTCAAGGCTGTTGACCGTGAGTAAAGAAGATGGCGCGTTATCTCATCAAGTGTTCGGAGATATTGTAAATTATCTGCGGCCTGGCGATACGCTGGTGCTTAACGATACTAAAGTGATTCCTGCCCGGCTGTTTGGCGCTAAGGAAGATACGGGTGCCAAAGCTGAGGTGCTTCTGCTGAAAGCTCTAGGCGAGGACCGCTGGGAAGCACTCGTAAAGCCTGGAAAGAGGCTAAAAAAGGGGAGCGTTATCACGTTTGGCGAAGGTAAACTGCGCGCCATTATTGATGAAGAGGGAGAGTTGGGCGCAAGGGTTTTGTCCTTTTCTTACGATGGAATCTTCCAGGAAATATTAGATTCTCTCGGACAGATGCCACTGCCTCCTTACATTAAAGAGAAATTGGATGACCGTGATCGATACCAGACCGTATATGCCAAACATGAAGGCTCAGCCGCTGCTCCAACAGCGGGACTTCATTTTACGGAAGAACTGCTTGATTGTATTCGAAAGCAAGGCGTCGACATCGCTTTTATAACACTTCATGTGGGGCTGGGCACTTTTCGTCCTATGTCTGTTGATCAGGTGGAAGACCATGTCATGCATGAAGAATATTATGTTCTGTCTCAAGAAACGGCTGACTTGCTGAATGAGACCAAGAGCAGAGGCGGACGAGTTATTGCTGTTGGAACAACCTCATGCAGAACATTAGAGACCGTAGGAAACCAGTGTCAGGGAGGGCTCCTGCGTGAGAGCAGTGGTTGGACGAGCATATTCATATACCCGGGTTATGAGTTCAAAGTGGTGGATGCATTAATTACAAACTTCCATCTTCCGAAATCTACACTCGTTATGCTTGTAAGTGCTTTAGCTGGCAGGGATCATATTCTTGAAGCTTATAAGGAAGCTGTAGAACGGGAATACCGTTTCTTTAGCTTTGGAGACGCTATGTTTATTTATTAA
- a CDS encoding SpoIID/LytB domain-containing protein, producing the protein MTTKKWNRSIRTWCAKGLLAVIVAGSVWYAPAVSAAAPSLDNIRVALFLDLGSKYKSTTPAVTVESSESFNASLITSEVSQGLLSIPGSQKVRLSVDSYRVKVLETKDWKTASEAAKKLQATADKPLLFLSESSNGNVFQLYSGMYSNEQAAKEAAARTAKTAAAYLNGQTPAAKGSLHLTAGQFDSEAAAEKVRRTFVDSGIDAVNVIVPTGGTVKYAVWVGEAANTAEFAALKSTAQAVSAVPLDEVGKDAVGLMIRQDAGLNLAQAQPVAHYVMAGTGAKLWVETSSNSGIQVMERSDRKYRGAFEIGTKNGQLYLVNELPFEQYLYSVVGAEVPSSWGSEALKAQAVAARSYALFQGNKFEVAHVVDTTLSQAYSGIGTEQGSITQAVDATKGEVLMSNNKLVEAVFSSNSGGMTADPSEVWNSANDLFAAVESPGDKSSQAALKQWYHILLPNGVTGYVREDNVKETGAATAAGLRIMTVTAKDTNIRPLPLIQSSVKPAAQMNPGDTAVILDKVNESNSYEWVRGPFTSSELLQSLKGKTSSSLPSSINTLEVTQRGPSGRAVQVTANGQILDVKYPDLYRSAFSGLPSTMFDIEPTGSYTVLGANGVASTLSGGQNVSVVSADGVQNTSSAGSVVMNGDSKARVIDKTAGFKFTGKGFGHGLGLSQWGAKGMADEGYDYKEILQHYYRNSTIIKD; encoded by the coding sequence ATGACAACAAAGAAATGGAATCGAAGCATCCGCACTTGGTGTGCCAAGGGTTTGTTGGCCGTCATCGTGGCGGGGAGCGTATGGTATGCACCAGCTGTATCCGCTGCAGCACCTTCTCTGGATAATATAAGGGTGGCATTGTTTCTGGATCTTGGAAGCAAGTATAAGTCCACGACTCCAGCTGTAACCGTGGAGTCGTCGGAATCTTTTAATGCATCATTAATTACATCTGAAGTATCACAAGGATTGCTCTCGATTCCGGGGTCTCAGAAAGTTCGCTTAAGTGTGGATTCCTACCGTGTAAAAGTGCTCGAGACGAAGGATTGGAAGACCGCATCCGAGGCAGCGAAGAAATTACAGGCGACGGCAGATAAGCCGCTGCTGTTCTTATCCGAGAGTAGTAACGGAAATGTATTTCAGTTATATTCAGGTATGTATTCCAATGAACAGGCTGCTAAAGAAGCTGCTGCAAGAACAGCTAAGACAGCTGCGGCTTATTTGAATGGCCAGACTCCTGCAGCAAAAGGGTCTTTGCATCTGACAGCTGGACAATTTGATTCTGAGGCTGCCGCTGAGAAGGTTCGGAGGACTTTCGTGGATTCAGGGATCGATGCGGTAAATGTTATTGTGCCAACCGGAGGCACTGTTAAATATGCCGTGTGGGTCGGTGAGGCTGCGAACACAGCTGAATTTGCGGCGCTAAAAAGTACAGCTCAAGCTGTTTCGGCGGTACCGCTGGATGAAGTCGGCAAAGATGCTGTTGGTCTAATGATAAGACAGGATGCAGGACTTAACCTGGCACAGGCACAGCCGGTCGCTCATTATGTGATGGCAGGCACAGGGGCCAAGCTATGGGTAGAAACCTCTTCAAATTCAGGCATTCAAGTGATGGAGCGCTCTGATCGAAAATATAGAGGCGCATTCGAGATCGGTACGAAGAATGGTCAGCTTTATCTTGTAAACGAGCTGCCGTTCGAGCAGTATTTGTATTCCGTAGTTGGTGCAGAAGTGCCATCGTCATGGGGGAGCGAAGCGCTGAAGGCACAAGCAGTTGCTGCACGGAGCTATGCTTTGTTTCAAGGAAACAAGTTTGAAGTAGCTCATGTGGTAGATACGACACTCAGCCAGGCTTACAGTGGAATAGGCACTGAACAAGGAAGCATCACCCAAGCTGTTGATGCGACTAAGGGTGAAGTTCTGATGAGCAATAACAAGCTTGTCGAGGCGGTGTTTTCATCCAACAGTGGAGGGATGACAGCAGATCCTTCTGAAGTATGGAACAGTGCAAATGATTTATTTGCAGCTGTAGAAAGTCCTGGTGATAAATCTTCACAGGCTGCACTGAAACAGTGGTATCATATCCTTTTGCCAAATGGGGTCACAGGTTACGTGCGTGAAGATAACGTCAAGGAAACAGGTGCAGCAACAGCCGCTGGTCTTCGGATCATGACAGTTACTGCGAAGGATACTAACATTCGGCCGCTGCCTCTCATCCAATCCTCTGTAAAGCCGGCTGCACAGATGAACCCGGGCGATACGGCAGTTATATTGGATAAGGTAAATGAATCGAACAGCTATGAATGGGTGAGAGGTCCATTCACCTCTTCCGAATTGCTTCAGTCCTTGAAGGGTAAGACGAGTTCGAGTCTGCCTTCATCGATCAATACGCTGGAAGTTACCCAAAGAGGACCATCGGGCCGAGCTGTACAAGTAACGGCAAACGGACAAATTCTTGATGTTAAATACCCGGATTTGTATCGGTCTGCTTTTAGCGGACTTCCGAGCACCATGTTTGATATTGAACCTACCGGAAGTTATACTGTATTGGGCGCTAACGGTGTAGCATCAACCCTTTCAGGTGGCCAGAATGTCTCTGTTGTTTCAGCTGACGGAGTACAAAATACCTCCAGCGCCGGTTCTGTTGTGATGAATGGAGACAGTAAAGCCAGAGTCATTGACAAGACGGCCGGATTCAAATTTACAGGCAAAGGCTTTGGGCACGGACTGGGTCTTTCTCAATGGGGAGCCAAGGGAATGGCCGATGAGGGGTATGATTATAAGGAGATTTTGCAACACTATTACCGCAACTCAACTATTATTAAGGACTGA
- the ruvB gene encoding Holliday junction branch migration DNA helicase RuvB, whose product MDDRIITANLMMEDQAVELSLRPRYLAEYIGQNQVKENLHIYIEAAKMRKEALDHVLLYGPPGLGKTTLANIIANELGVSLRTTSGPAIERPGDLAALLTNLQEGDVLFIDEIHRLHRTVEEVMYPAMEDFALDIMIGKGPSARSVRLDLPPFTLIGATTRAGLLSAPLRDRFGVVSRLEFYTVDELSYIVSRGADILGIEILGDASNEIALRSRGTPRIANRLLKRVRDYAQVRGDGMITPDIAQEALKMLQVDPMGLDLVDHKMLNAMIRSFRGGPVGLDTIAATIGEESQTIEDVYEPYLLQIGFLQRTPRGRVVTPAAYSHLGIPYPDDRR is encoded by the coding sequence ATGGATGACCGTATCATAACGGCCAACTTGATGATGGAGGATCAGGCTGTAGAACTTAGTCTGCGTCCCCGTTACTTAGCAGAATATATTGGCCAGAACCAGGTCAAAGAAAATTTGCATATATACATTGAAGCAGCCAAAATGCGTAAAGAAGCTTTGGACCACGTGCTTTTGTACGGACCACCGGGTCTCGGAAAAACGACTCTTGCGAACATTATTGCTAATGAGCTGGGTGTCAGTCTGCGAACTACATCTGGACCTGCGATTGAACGTCCGGGAGATTTAGCAGCCCTTCTTACAAATCTACAGGAGGGGGATGTGCTGTTCATTGATGAAATTCATCGTCTGCACCGTACTGTTGAGGAAGTCATGTACCCGGCGATGGAAGATTTTGCGTTAGATATTATGATTGGGAAGGGTCCGAGCGCACGTTCCGTTCGACTTGACCTGCCACCTTTTACATTAATCGGTGCTACTACCCGCGCAGGACTGTTGTCTGCACCGCTCCGGGACCGCTTCGGTGTGGTAAGCCGCTTGGAATTTTACACGGTGGACGAGCTGAGTTATATCGTATCCCGGGGTGCTGATATTTTGGGAATAGAAATATTGGGGGATGCCTCCAATGAGATTGCGCTACGTTCAAGGGGGACACCAAGGATAGCTAACCGTCTCCTAAAGCGTGTACGTGACTATGCACAGGTACGTGGTGACGGTATGATTACACCTGATATTGCCCAAGAAGCGCTTAAAATGCTTCAGGTGGATCCGATGGGGCTGGATTTGGTCGACCATAAGATGCTTAACGCGATGATTCGCAGCTTTCGAGGCGGTCCGGTAGGACTCGATACGATAGCCGCTACAATTGGTGAAGAAAGTCAGACTATTGAAGACGTGTACGAACCTTATCTGCTTCAGATTGGATTCCTCCAGCGGACTCCAAGGGGGCGTGTCGTTACTCCGGCTGCATACAGCCATTTAGGTATTCCATATCCGGATGACCGTCGATAA
- the ruvA gene encoding Holliday junction branch migration protein RuvA: protein MIDFLRGQLVHIENEYIVLDVQGVGYRVFCPNPFAFAKVEGPITVFTHHHVREDAMLLFGFPTREEQKLFRKLIEVSGIGPRVALGILGGGSPDHVVSAIYQENISFLVKLPGIGKKTAQRMILDLKDKLEGFGSVAYTTGLFAVNDIEPDDSSAWAEAREGLKALGYTDGELDKVWLKIKETTAGESVDVLMKRALQLLYAG from the coding sequence ATGATAGATTTTTTACGGGGACAGCTTGTCCATATTGAAAATGAATATATTGTTCTAGACGTCCAGGGTGTTGGATATCGTGTATTTTGCCCGAATCCGTTCGCCTTTGCTAAAGTCGAAGGACCGATTACGGTTTTCACCCACCATCATGTGCGTGAAGATGCTATGCTGTTGTTCGGCTTTCCGACAAGAGAGGAACAGAAGCTTTTCAGAAAGCTTATCGAGGTTTCGGGTATCGGTCCGCGTGTTGCCCTAGGTATATTGGGAGGCGGATCGCCTGATCATGTCGTGTCGGCTATTTACCAGGAGAACATTTCTTTTCTCGTGAAGTTGCCGGGTATTGGTAAAAAAACAGCTCAGCGGATGATTTTAGACCTGAAGGATAAACTCGAGGGTTTTGGAAGTGTTGCATACACCACGGGTCTGTTTGCGGTCAATGACATCGAGCCGGACGATAGCTCGGCATGGGCTGAAGCACGTGAGGGATTGAAGGCTCTCGGTTATACGGATGGTGAGCTGGATAAGGTATGGCTTAAAATTAAGGAAACAACAGCAGGAGAATCCGTGGATGTATTGATGAAACGGGCACTGCAGTTATTATATGCCGGTTAA
- the ruvC gene encoding crossover junction endodeoxyribonuclease RuvC, protein MRILGIDPGIAIVGFGFVDKVGSKVTPVQYGCIQTEAHTPEEERLNHVYEGMVQLIDKYQPEAVAFEKLFFNRNVTTAMSVSQARGVLILAAVQRGLPVAEYTPMQVKQAIVGYGKAEKKQVQEMVRMYLKLQSVPKPDDVADALAVAICHAHSYTLNSKLNEVLRK, encoded by the coding sequence TTGCGCATATTGGGAATCGACCCCGGAATCGCGATTGTCGGTTTCGGGTTTGTAGATAAGGTAGGTAGCAAGGTAACACCGGTTCAATACGGATGTATCCAGACAGAAGCACATACTCCTGAGGAAGAGCGGCTGAATCATGTATATGAAGGCATGGTACAATTGATCGATAAGTACCAACCGGAAGCGGTCGCATTTGAGAAATTGTTTTTCAACAGGAATGTTACGACGGCCATGTCCGTCTCTCAAGCGCGTGGCGTGCTTATTTTAGCTGCAGTACAGCGGGGGCTGCCTGTCGCCGAATATACACCGATGCAGGTTAAGCAGGCGATTGTAGGGTACGGAAAAGCTGAAAAGAAGCAGGTACAGGAAATGGTGAGAATGTACTTGAAGTTGCAAAGTGTTCCAAAGCCTGATGATGTGGCGGATGCACTGGCGGTAGCCATTTGCCATGCCCATTCGTATACATTGAATTCAAAGTTAAATGAGGTACTGCGAAAATGA